In Monomorium pharaonis isolate MP-MQ-018 chromosome 3, ASM1337386v2, whole genome shotgun sequence, a genomic segment contains:
- the LOC114255531 gene encoding uncharacterized protein LOC114255531, whose amino-acid sequence MRKVPSKRSLTKLPRSRLPQKPYGFCCEEKDQDPEKRYDMRNPPFSSSLTNVVLGNGGPGVKFRVQDIGPLPYPIQRRILEDKDRAYLGRCKRCRGPLRWYLEDEIALARELLAKERQDNYNASVKKNLMIAKQKARERSSRKKRNLKSTSKVIQDNW is encoded by the exons ATGAGGAAGGTGCCGAGCAAACGAAGTCTCACAAAATTGCCACGTTCGCGATTACCGCAGAAACCATATGGATTTTGCTGCGAGGAGAAGGACCAGGATCCCGAGAAACGTTACGATATGCGAAATCCGCCGTTTTCATCGTCCTTGACGAACGTTGTCCTGGGCAACGGTGGACCTGGTGTGAAATTTCGCGTTCAGGACATCGGTCCGCTACCCTATCCTATTCAACGAAGAATTCTCGAGGACAAAGACAGAGCTTATCTGGGACGCTGCAAACGATGTCGGGGTCCCCTGCGATGGTACCTAGAGGATGAAATCGCGCTTGCACGCGAACTCCTCGCCAAGGAGAGACAGGATAATTACAACGCGAGCGTAAAAAAGAATCTGATGATTGCTAAACAAAAGG CTAGAGAACGCAGCAGtcgcaaaaaaagaaatttgaagaGCACTTCTAAAGTTATACAGGATAActggtaa
- the LOC105837576 gene encoding probable RNA helicase armi — MLSLLYNGLQYALNYKNLNKIVEEDIDQVIARIESAKEAETDLIEKKKKAQNEEGCYYKLGSITRIATDYILIDDCHVYEKIDDSTNNLKIGDKVYYLLYIRDSNAEPKVRKIISVIDPCDNWNNSNIKLENAHTHMIPRSVIAKVTKREGRIAIVEPNNIRIDLSKVRSEFVPLIGDWLTLESLVELNEDSEDLSGEILEVDRIKPLRSMLHVGVISKYNPENGVGIINKQVIFHKRACGLGYIPCIGDNVVSDSIESDQGQYIWRSVAVVPLFEVPNKSVQLPSISNISSTVNTDNLLKNKYGIVVDDELNFNLNVGDESILVVSIRNNGTYTHLLQGGSFALQKSPSQLSLVSPTNTNISTVINPSESVTYTFKCKAKFVGTSEEMFTFNFKDFQIARMFHITVNVKNISQRTSVSTIQKTEKVNLPDLNELLENTCIPGIRPTKTPAFIKVRSGQFRVPQYIWSLVLDIMQNEKSQRECEITFEEQIPCLQKPLSFATYKDRFHILLYLEEIALTLYLQKFDIKSAVMRRCGDYLVLEVPGLSEKRPSLLVGDRAIISFQWDSSQGNLKYEGFIHKIKSTEIFLKFNERFHQEYHGEDCQVTFKSSYGTIQRSHNAVNLAINRLGPDFLFPTKVIQKEPQFNLEEYEIENKSIYTPVRNKQDKSISTDCFNSSITSIDDTTFDNIAKTTSKILIAERLMNMQSIEETTTSITRINPNFKTNLTRNVNGNVANSTISRTPNESTAQINDDKLKPYISQIKKRKLNWFNKRLNYYQKEAVKNIILGLARPLPYVIFGPPGTGKTVTICETILQLLTTIPESRLLIATPSNSSANLITERLLDSNILKPGDLVRLIAHHCLDSDYIPEKLLPYCATADIAAEGTTDRFYYHENGTRLNCTISVLGRHRITIGTCSALGTLYNMGFPRGHFSHVLVDEAGQATEPEIMIPLNFIHSDHGQVILAGDPMQLGPVVISKLALNLGFGESFLSRLLQQFPYQRDPEGFETGYDPRLVTKLIINYRSLPEILDVPNRLFYESELQPQISSQNSEEAKLLEMLRAELPERDGSPPAVIFHGVNGENYRDTNSPSWYNPEEATQVYLYLLMLYKYGLEPDDIGVITPYQQQVQQIRDLLLELDLKLPKISSVEGFQGQERKVIIISAVRSCNNLIDEDIKHSMGFVASPRRLNVAITRARALLIVLGNPKLLILDPSWRSILTYCINHGGYTGCNF; from the exons atgCTGTCGTTACTTTATAATGGACTTCAGTATGCTctaaactacaaaaatttgaataaaattgtagAAGAAGACATAGATCAAGTCATAGCTCGTATAGAAAGTGCAAAGGAAGCCGAAACAGATctaattgaaaagaaaaagaaagcacAGAACGAGGAGGGATGTTACTACAAACTGGGAAGTATTACCCGCATTGCTACAGATTACATTCTAATAGATGATTGCCATGTGTATGAAAAGATTGACGACTCAACTAATAATCTGAAAATAGGTGACAAAGTTTACTATCTGCTGTACATACGGGACTCGAATGCAGAACCGAAAGTACGGAAAATTATCAGTGTGATAGATCCGTGTGACAACTGGAACAACTCAAATATCAAATTAGAGAATGCTCACACTCATATGATTCCGAGAAGCGTAATTGCCAAAGTGACAAAACGCGAAGGCCGAATAGCTATCGTTGAGCCGAATAATATTCGTATTGACCTATCCAAAGTACGATCCGAATTTGTTCCCTTGATTGGCGATTGGTTGACGTTAGAGTCTCTGGTTGAATTGAACGAGGATTCTGAGGATTTAAGTGGTGAAATTTTGGAAGTCGATAGAATCAAACCGTTACGATCTATGCTACATGTCGGCGTGATATCGAAGTATAATCCGGAAAATGGAGTgggaataattaataaacaggTGATTTTTCATAAGCGCGCCTGTGGCCTAGGCTACATTCCTTGTATCGGTGACAACGTGGTGAGCGACAGCATAGAGAGTGATCAAGGACAGTATATTTGGAGATCGGTGGCTGTAGTTCCATTATTTGAG GTTCCGAATAAATCCGTTCAATTACCAAGCATAAGCAATATTTCTTCCACAGTAAATACCGacaacttattaaaaaataaatatggtaTTGTCGTAGACGACGAATTAAACTTCAATTTGAATGTAGGAGATGAGAGCATCCTGGTAGTTTCGATACGAAATAATGGCACTTATACTCATTTGTTGCAAGGTGGTTCTTTCGCGTTGCAAAAAAGTCCATCTCAGTTGTCACTGGTGTCGCCAACAAATACAAACATTAGCACAGTGATAAATCCTTCCGAGAGCGTTACTTATACTTTCAAATGCAAGGCGAAATTTGTCGGCACGTCCGAGGAGATGTTTACCtttaatttcaaagatttCCAGATAGCTAGAATGTTTCACATAACTGTCAATGTAAAGAACATTTCACAAAGGACTTCTGTATCTACTATACAAAAAACTGAGAAAGTTAATTTACCTGATCTGAATGAGTTACTTGAAAATACATGTATTCCTGGGATAAGACCAACCAAAACACCTGCGTTTATCAAAGTACGCAGTGGACAGTTTAGAGTACCACAATATATTTGGAGCTTGGTCTTGGATATTATGCAGAATGAAAAATCACAGAGAGAGTGTGAGATTACTTTTGAAGAACAGATACCTTGTCTTCAAAAACCGCTTTCCTTTGCGACGTATAAGGATCGTTTCCACATTTTATTGTACCTAGAAGAGATAGCACTAACGCtctatttgcaaaaatttgacataaaaAGCGCGGTTATGCGACGATGCGGTGATTATCTTGTGCTCGAAGTGCCAGGATTGTCAGAGAAAAGGCCTTCTCTTCTTGTTGGCGATAGAGCTATAATATCTTTTCAGTGGGATAGTTCTCAAG gtaacttaaaatatgaaggttttattcataaaatcaaaagtacagaaatttttttgaaatttaatgaaagGTTTCATCAAGAATACCATGGCGAGGATTGCCAAGTGACATTTAAAAGCTCGTACGGTACCATTCAACGTAGTCACAATGCCGTTAATTTAGCTATTAATCGTCTTGGACCTGATTTTCTATTTCCTACCAAAGTAATACAAAAAGAGCcgcaatttaatttagagGAGTATGAGATcgaaaataaatctatttacaCGCCAGTTCGTAACAAACAGGATAAATCTATATCTACTGACTGTTTCAATTCCTCTATCACTTCTATCGATGATACAACCTTTGATAATATTGCCAAAACAACTTCGAAAATCTTGATAGCAGAAAGACTAATGAATATGCAATCTATTGAAGAGACAACGACATCGATTACGAGAATAAAtccaaattttaaaacaaatttgacAAGAAATGTTAACGGTAATGTTGCTAATAGTACCATTTCAAGGACGCCAAATGAGTCGACCGCTCAGATTAAtgatgacaaattaaaaccatatattagtcaaataaaaaaacgaaaattaaattggtTCAATAAACGACtgaattattatcaaaaagaaGCTGtgaagaatataatattggGATTGGCGCGCCCGCTACCCTATGTTATATTCGGCCCGCCTGGAACAGGGAAAACAGTGACCATATGTGAGACGATTTTACAACTTTTGACCACGATCCCCGAAAGCAGACTTCTCATCGCAACGCCGTCGAACAGCTCAGCAAACCTAATAACGGAACGTTTATTGGATAGTAACATACTTAAGCCAGGCGATTtg GTTCGACTGATAGCTCACCATTGTTTGGACAGTGATTACATACCCGAAAAATTGTTACCTTATTGTGCTACGGCAGATATAGCAGCAGAAGGAACAACTGATCGCTTCTATTATCACGAGAATGGAACGAGATTGAACTGTACTATATCCGTACTCGGTCGCCATAGAATTACTATCGGCACCTGCAGCGCATTAGGAACATTATACAATATGGGCTTTCCCCGTGGTCACTTCTCGCATGTTCTAGTCGATGAGGCCGGTCAAGCGACCGAACCGGAGATCATGATTCCCTTGAATTTCATTCATTCCGATCACGGCCAAGTGATTCTCGCGGGTGACCCGATGCAACTTGGCCCTGTCGTGATAAGCAAACTGGCGTTGAATTTGGGATTCGGCGAATCGTTTCTATCGAGGCTTTTACAGCAGTTTCCTTACCAAAGGGACCCTGAAGGATTCGAAACCGGTTACGATCCCAGACTCGTTACGaaacttataataaactaTCGGAGTTTACCAGAGATACTGGATGTACCGAACAGACTGTTCTATGAGTCGGAATTACAGCCAcaa ATATCATCTCAGAATAGTGAGGAAGCTAAATTATTGGAAATGCTGCGAGCAGAATTGCCCGAGAGAGATGGATCGCCACCGGCCGTAATTTTTCATGGGGTCAATGGTGAGAATTACAGAGACACCAACAGTCCAAGCTGGTATAACCCTGAAGAAGCGACCCAAGTGTATCTCTATTTACTTATGTTGTACAAATATGGGCTCGAGCCAGATGATATAGGAGTTATAACCCCTTATCAACAACag gtGCAACAAATCCGAGATCTGCTGTTAGAGTTAGATCTGAAATTACCAAAGATCAGTAGCGTGGAAGGATTTCAAGGCCAAGAGAGAAAAGTAATCATTATTTCAGCTGTCAGATCGTGCAACAATTTAATTGACGAGGACATCAAACATTCCATGGGCTTTGTTGCTTCACCCAGAAGACTCAACGTCGCGATCACTCGCGCTCGTGCATTACTTATCGTACTAGGAAATCCAAAATTACTCATTTTAGATCCGTCTTGGAGGagcattctaacttattgtaTTAATCATGGTGGATATACAGgatgtaatttttaa
- the LOC105837577 gene encoding eukaryotic translation initiation factor 3 subunit E isoform X1 has product MARFDLTSRIGQYLDRHLVFPLLEFLSAKQVYDEDELLHAKLDILSKTNMIDYTIDIRKQLYPNVEVPEEIKARRADVLQELSVLQNNVSVVLALMNNEEVMKKMENMRDSKALNNYLTQESDFRVEMMDSFVKLAKYRYECGNYSVSTSYLYFYMLIMSPTDKNYLNVLWGKLASEILVQNWETALEDVNKLREYIDSNVIGNSLQVLQQRTWLIHWSLFVFFNHVKGRDLIIEMFLYRPHYLNAIQTMCPHILRYLAAAVIVNRSRRSILKDLVKVIQQESYTYRDPITEFLEHLYVNFDFDGARQKLQECQTVVFNDFFLIALLNEFVENARLMIFETFCRIHQCISIQMLAEKLNMNADVAECWIVNLIRNARLDAKIDSKLGHVVMGGQPASPYQQLVEKIETLSVRSEALENLIERKLKAKNQDPYQHSWNLDF; this is encoded by the exons ATGGCGAGATTCGACTTAACGTCTCGCATAGGTCAATACCTAGATCGGCATTTGGTGTTTCCTCTGCTGGAGTTTCTGTCAGCGAAGCAG GTTTACGATGAGGACGAGCTATTACACGCGAAACTCGACATCCTCAGCAAAACGAACATGATTGACTACACGATCGATATTAGAAAACAGTTATATCCTAATGTGGAAGTGCCAGAG GAGATAAAAGCCAGACGCGCTGACGTATTACAAGAACTTAGTGTACTCCAGAACAATGTCTCAGTAGTCCTGGCCCTTATGAACAATGAGGAAGTCATGAAGAAGATGGAAAATATGCGTGATTCCAAGGCGCTTAATAATTACCTTACTCAAGAATCAGAT TTTAGGGTAGAAATGATGGACAGTTTTGTGAAGTTGGCAAAGTATCGCTATGAGTGTGGAAATTATTCTGTTTCtacatcatatttatatttctatatgttAATTATGTCTCCTACTGATAAG aattatttaaatgttttatggGGAAAATTAGCATCAGAGATTCTTGTACAAAATTGGGAAACGGCATTAGAGGACGTAAATAAGTTGCGAGAGTATATCGATAGTAATGTTATCGGCAATTCGCTGCAGGTATTACAGCAACGCACATGGCTCATTCACTGGAGTCTATTTGTGTTCTTTAATCATGTAAAGGGAAGAGATCTTATTATCGAAATGTTCCTCTATCGGCCGCA ttATTTAAATGCCATTCAAACCATGTGCCCACATATTCTTCGTTATTTGGCTGCAGCAGTTATCGTTAATCGTTCTAGGCGATCTATTCTGAAGGATCTTGTGAAAGTGATACAACAG GAATCTTATACTTATCGAGATCCCATCACTGAGTTTCTGGAACATTTGTATGTTAATTTTGACTTTGATGGAGCTCGGCAGAAATTGCAAGAGTGCCAGACTGTTGTTTTTAACGACTTCTTCTTAATCGCTCTATTGAATGAATTTGTGGAGAATGCACGATTGATGATTTTCGAAACATTTTGCAGAATTCATCAGTGCATCAGTATTCA aatgcTTGCGGAGAAATTGAATATGAACGCGGATGTTGCGGAATGCTGGATTGTAAACTTGATCCGTAATGCACGTTTGGACGCTAAAATCGACAGCAAGTTGGGACACGTAGTAATGGGTGGACAGCCGGCATCTCCGTATCAGCAACTTGTTGAGAAGATTGAGACTTTGAGTGTGCGAAGCGAGGCACTAGAAAATCTAAttgagagaaaattaaaggCGAAGAATCAAGACCCA TATCAACACTCATGGAATTTGGATTTCTGA
- the LOC105837577 gene encoding eukaryotic translation initiation factor 3 subunit E isoform X2, with protein sequence MARFDLTSRIGQYLDRHLVFPLLEFLSAKQVYDEDELLHAKLDILSKTNMIDYTIDIRKQLYPNVEVPEEIKARRADVLQELSVLQNNVSVVLALMNNEEVMKKMENMRDSKALNNYLTQESDFRVEMMDSFVKLAKYRYECGNYSVSTSYLYFYMLIMSPTDKNYLNVLWGKLASEILVQNWETALEDVNKLREYIDSNVIGNSLQVLQQRTWLIHWSLFVFFNHVKGRDLIIEMFLYRPHYLNAIQTMCPHILRYLAAAVIVNRSRRSILKDLVKVIQQESYTYRDPITEFLEHLYVNFDFDGARQKLQECQTVVFNDFFLIALLNEFVENARLMIFETFCRIHQCISIQMLAEKLNMNADVAECWIVNLIRNARLDAKIDSKLGHVVMGGQPASPYQQLVEKIETLSVRSEALENLIERKLKAKNQDPVSIVWN encoded by the exons ATGGCGAGATTCGACTTAACGTCTCGCATAGGTCAATACCTAGATCGGCATTTGGTGTTTCCTCTGCTGGAGTTTCTGTCAGCGAAGCAG GTTTACGATGAGGACGAGCTATTACACGCGAAACTCGACATCCTCAGCAAAACGAACATGATTGACTACACGATCGATATTAGAAAACAGTTATATCCTAATGTGGAAGTGCCAGAG GAGATAAAAGCCAGACGCGCTGACGTATTACAAGAACTTAGTGTACTCCAGAACAATGTCTCAGTAGTCCTGGCCCTTATGAACAATGAGGAAGTCATGAAGAAGATGGAAAATATGCGTGATTCCAAGGCGCTTAATAATTACCTTACTCAAGAATCAGAT TTTAGGGTAGAAATGATGGACAGTTTTGTGAAGTTGGCAAAGTATCGCTATGAGTGTGGAAATTATTCTGTTTCtacatcatatttatatttctatatgttAATTATGTCTCCTACTGATAAG aattatttaaatgttttatggGGAAAATTAGCATCAGAGATTCTTGTACAAAATTGGGAAACGGCATTAGAGGACGTAAATAAGTTGCGAGAGTATATCGATAGTAATGTTATCGGCAATTCGCTGCAGGTATTACAGCAACGCACATGGCTCATTCACTGGAGTCTATTTGTGTTCTTTAATCATGTAAAGGGAAGAGATCTTATTATCGAAATGTTCCTCTATCGGCCGCA ttATTTAAATGCCATTCAAACCATGTGCCCACATATTCTTCGTTATTTGGCTGCAGCAGTTATCGTTAATCGTTCTAGGCGATCTATTCTGAAGGATCTTGTGAAAGTGATACAACAG GAATCTTATACTTATCGAGATCCCATCACTGAGTTTCTGGAACATTTGTATGTTAATTTTGACTTTGATGGAGCTCGGCAGAAATTGCAAGAGTGCCAGACTGTTGTTTTTAACGACTTCTTCTTAATCGCTCTATTGAATGAATTTGTGGAGAATGCACGATTGATGATTTTCGAAACATTTTGCAGAATTCATCAGTGCATCAGTATTCA aatgcTTGCGGAGAAATTGAATATGAACGCGGATGTTGCGGAATGCTGGATTGTAAACTTGATCCGTAATGCACGTTTGGACGCTAAAATCGACAGCAAGTTGGGACACGTAGTAATGGGTGGACAGCCGGCATCTCCGTATCAGCAACTTGTTGAGAAGATTGAGACTTTGAGTGTGCGAAGCGAGGCACTAGAAAATCTAAttgagagaaaattaaaggCGAAGAATCAAGACCCAGTAAGTATAGTGTGGAACTAA